The DNA region TGAAGGCGGGTTCACAGATCCTGACCTGGGCCAGCGCGTCGAGCGAGGTGAGTTCGACGTAGAGAAAGCTGGGACCGCCCTCAAAATTTCCCAATGGCGTGTCGGCCAGCGCGCTGTCGGCCAGCCCGAGGGCCGCAGCCAGGGTGGCGCGGTCGGGCGTGGCGGGCAGGGCGCGCGGGAGTTTGGGGGCGGTGAATTCCGCCAGACCATTGGCGATGGTGACGGGGACGAGGCCCGCGACCTCCTCCAGCGTGACCTGTGTCGCGCCGTCCGCCAGATGCAGGGCGCATCCGATGGTGGGGTGGCCCGCAAACGGGATCTCGGCGGTGGGAAAGAAGATGCGTACCTTGGCGGTGTGGGCCGGGTCATCCGGGGTCTGGACAAAGATCGTCTCGGACAGGTTGAACTGGCGCGCGATGGTTTGCATCTGCGCGGTCGTCAGCCCATCGGCCCCTTCGACAATCGCGAGGGGGTTCCCGGTGAAGGGTGTGTCGGTGAAGACGTCATAGACATGGAAATTGAGCATGAGACTGGCCCCGTTGCGCGTGGATTGCGCATGAGGGTGCAGGCACCCCGCCCCGAGGGCAAGGGCGCTGGCCATGACAATTGCTGATGAACGGCGCGATGTGCCGTGATCGTCTGTCGTGTTCTGGAGGGCCGGTGGTTGGTAAGCGGCGCCGCTTGGAACAACGGGGTGCAGCCTGCCGCGTGCCAAGCGGCAAACAGGGGGTTTGCGCGATCCTGTCGGGTGGCCTGCACCTTTGTAGAGGTGGTCTGGGGCCAGTCCGACGCATCCGTCTGGTCGATACCCAACGTGCCTTTTGAGGGGATCACGTCGGGCGGTGATGATCATCAAGGTCAGCGTATAGCGCGGCGCCGCGGGGTGTTGCGTGATGGCGCAAGGGTGCGCGCGGTGGGGGTGGCGGGGGGGGGGCGGCCCCGCGCCTATCGCCCGGGATCGGATATCGGTAGAGTCGCGCTGTGTCAGGGTGGAGCGTTCATATCTGCAATGCACGGGGGCGGTTGGATCGCACGCTGCCGATCATCTCGCGGGCATTGGAACAGGCCGAGCGGGTTTGCCGCGAGGTCCATGGGCCTGTTGCGCTTGACCTTACGGTTCGTGCGACGGAGCGGGCGATGCCGCCTGCGCTGGCGATCAGCGGGTCGGCCTTTGGGCCGGGGCGGATCGATCTGGGCGTAGATGACCGGCAGGCGCTATCTGAGGATGCGCTGTTCGGCGCCGTCCTGCGGGCTGTGTATCACGAGTTCCATCACGTTTTGCGCTGGGATGGCCCGGGATATGGGGTCCGCCTGGGCGACGCGCTGGTATCGGAGGGCCTGGCACAGGTCTTCGTCCATGAGGTGATGACCTGCCCGCGGGAGCCGTGGGAGCAGGCCTTGGATGAGGCCACGGCAACTGCCTTACTGAGAGAGGCCCGGGCGGCGTTCAAAAGCCCCGACTACGACCATGCGGAGTGGTTTTTTGGCACTGGCCAGATCCCGGAATGGGCCGGGTATACGTTGGGCAAAACTATCGTCACCCGATATCTGGAGCAGACGCCCGGGACCACGGCGCTGGCCTGTGCCCATGTGCCTGCGGAAGCGTTTGCGCCGTATCTGGAGTGACCCCCGTTGCACTGGGCCGGTGCCCGCCCCGGGATATGCGCTAGGGGGCGTTTGTCTTGTGGGCGTCGTAGCTGGCCTCAAGCTCGCCGCGCAGAAAGGTGTCGAATGACAGCGGGTCGAACCGGGGCGTGCCGGTGCCGGGCAGGGGCGTGATCGTGGTGGAGACGTGGGGGTCGAAGAAGAATGGGACAGAATACCGCTCGCGCCCGGAGGTGTTGACCACGCGGTGGGGCGTGGACAGGAGCCTGCCGTTGGACATCCGGTGCAGCATGTCGCCGACGTTGACGATAAACGCATCGGGCCGGGGCGGTGCATCGACCCAGTCGCCCGACGGCGTCTGCACCTGCAACCCGCCGACGTCGTCTTGCGCCAGAAGCGTGAGGCAGCCGAAATCTTTATGGGGCGCGGAGCCGTAGAGATCCTCGGGCGCCTGGGGGGATTGCGGTGGATAGTGCAGGAGGCGCAGCCAGGTGGTGGGGGTCTGGAACGCATCAAGGATGGCGCGGTCGGTGGTGCCGATGGCCTGAAGCGCAAGACCCATGAGGTTCCGCCCAAGATCTGACAGGGCGGCGGTGTAGGCGTCGCAGGCCGCGCGGAAGCCGGGCAGGTCGGGCCATTGGTTTGGACCGGAGAGGTAAACGTTCGGATCCGCCACCGCATCCTCCCGCATCGCCATGAAGGAGGCGGATTGGTTGGGCCTGGTGACCTCCGCCAGATCAGACGTCACATCGGTGGAGGTGTTGATCGCGATGTAGCCGCGGTGGGTCTTGTTGACGGCAATGGCCTGTTTCGCGGCGTCGGGCAGGGCATGGAAGCGTTTCGAGGCGTCAAAGACGGCGGCGCGCAGGGCCGGGTCGATGCCGTGGCCGGTAACATAGGCAAAGCCCGTCTCGCCATAGGCCTTGGCGAAGGCGCGGGCGAGGTCGGTGGTGTCATGGCCTTTGATCAGGGGCGACAGGTCGAGGACGGGAATTTCAGAGAAGTCGGTCATGGTGCCCGAGGAAGCGCCGATGAACCCGATCTGTCAAGGCGACGGGCGGGGTGTGGGGTGCTATGGTTGCCCGGTAACGGGCGTGGGTCAGCGCGCGCCGCCACCACATCACTGTTGACGTGTCGGTCGGCGTCCCGCCACCTCAACACGGCAGACCCGAGGAAAGGAAGCTGAGATGACATCGGAATTGTACCGCGTTCTTGAACTACAAAAACCGGTGATATCGGCCCCGATGGGCGGGGCTGCGGGGCCCGACCTTGTGGCGGCGGTCTGCAATGCGGGCGGCTACGGTGTGATCCCGCTTTGGGGCAAGCCGGTTCCGCAACTCATGGCCGGAATTGACGCGGTCCGTGCGCTGACGGATCGCAACTTCGCGGTGAACCTGAACCTGTCGTTTGATTTTGAGGATCAGTTGAGCGCCTGCATCGCGGCGGAGGTTCATGCCGTTTCGCTGTTTTGGGGGCAGGCCCCGTCGGCGATTACGCGGGCGAAGGAGGGCGGCTTGGTCGTTTTCGTCAGCGTCGGATCGGTCGCCGAGGCCGTGGCGGCTGAGGCGGCGGGCGCGGATATCATCGTCGCCCAGGGGTGGGAGGCAGGCGGTCACGTCTGGGGGCAGGTCAGCACACTTGCCCTGGTCCCGGCGGTGGCCGATGCCGTGACGGTGCCCGTCGTGGCGGCCGGCGGGATCGCCGATGGCCGCGGCATGGCGGCGGCGCTGATGCTGGGGGCTGCGGGCGTCTGGATCGGAACGCGGTTTCTTGCAAGCCGCGAGGCGACGATCCATGCGGCGTACCTTGCGCGTGTTCTGGCGGCCTCGGAGGTCGACACGGAGTGGTATTCCGACCTCTACGATGTCGCATGGCCCGACGCGCCGCATCGGGCGCTGCGCAATTCGACAGCGCGCGCGTGGCGGGGGGCCGGTGCCCCTGCGCCGGGGGACCGCCCCAATGAGCGTGAGGTGATCGGACACCGCCCGGAGGGCGATCCGGTGGTGCGATACCAAAGCTATACGCCGCTTCCCGACACCACCGGCGATGTGGAGGCCATGTCATTGTGGGCCGGTCAGGGGGTTGGCCTTGTCCGGGAGGTGCAGGGCGCGGCAGAGATATTGTCCGAGATATACGAACAGGCGCTGGACTGTCTGCGCAAGGCGCCGGGCGCGATGGGTGCGGACCAGGGCGCGCAGAGATAGGATTGGCTTTGACTCGGTGCACCTCTTGGGATTAAATGAACAAGTGTTCAATTAAAGGGAGTGGCGCAGATGTTCCTTGGGGCGATGAATTTCGATTTGGGCGAAGATGTCACCGCCCTGCGCGACATGGTGCATTCCTGGGCGCAGGAGCGGGTGAAGCCGCTGGCCGCCAAGACCGATGCCGACAACGCCTTTCCCAATGAATTATGGGCCGAGATGGGGGAGTTGGGACTGCTGGGCATCACCGTCGACGAAGAGCATGGCGGCGCGGGGATGGGGTATCTGGCGCACACCGTCGCGGTGGAAGAGATCAGCCGCGTCTCGGCCTCCATCGGGTTGTCCTACGGGGCGCATTCCAACCTCTGCGTCAATCAGATCAAGCTGAATGGCACACCCGAGCAGAAAGCGAAATACCTGCCCCGGCTGGTGAGCGGAGACCATGTGGGCGCGCTGGCGATGTCGGAGGCAGGCGCGGGATCGGACGTCGTGTCGATGTCCCTGCGCGCCGAGAAACGCAATGACCGCTACTTGCTGAACGGCACGAAATACTGGATCACCAACGGCCCGGACGCGGACACGCTGGTGGTCTATGCCAAGACGGACCCGGATGCGGGCTCGCGCGGGATCACGGCCTTTCTTATAGAAAAAGAGATGCATGGCTTCAGCACCTCTCCGCATTTCGACAAGATGGGGATGCGCGGGTCCAACACGGCGGAGTTGGTCTTCGAGGATGTCGAGGTCCCGTTCGAGAATGTGCTGGGCGAGGAAGGACGGGGTGTTGCCGTCCTGATGAGCGGGCTGGATTATGAGCGGGTGGTGCTGTCAGGGGTGAATATCGGGATCATGGCGGGCTGTCTGGACGAGGTCATGCCCTACCTGAAAGAGCGCAAACAATTTGGCCAGCCGATTGGGGACTTCCAGCTGATGCAGGGCAAGATCGCGGATATGTATACCAGCATGAATTCCGCGCGCGCCTACGCCTATGAGGTCGCCAAGGCCTGCGATCGGGGGCAGGTGACGCGGCAGGATGCGGCGGCCTGTGTCTTGTATGCGTCCGAAGAGGGGATGAAGGTGGCCCACCAGGCCGTGCAGGCGATGGGTGGGGCCGGGTTCATGAACGACAGCGTGGTGTCGCGCATGTTCCGCGATGCCAAGCTGATGGAAATCGGGGCCGGCACCTCTGAAATCCGGCGGATGCTGGTCGGGCGCGAATTGATGGGGATGATGTGAGGTTTGGCTGAGGTCGGATTGCGTTCTCCTGGCAAGATGAACGGGGGGCTGTGTGTCAGTGTCCGTTGGCGGTGGGCGGCGCTGAGATGATGCGCCAGATCGCCTTGCCGCTGGCGTTCCTGCTGGCCGTGACGGGCGCCATCGGGCTGTATCTGGGCGTGCAATCAGCGCCTG from Jannaschia sp. CCS1 includes:
- a CDS encoding PhzF family phenazine biosynthesis protein; amino-acid sequence: MLNFHVYDVFTDTPFTGNPLAIVEGADGLTTAQMQTIARQFNLSETIFVQTPDDPAHTAKVRIFFPTAEIPFAGHPTIGCALHLADGATQVTLEEVAGLVPVTIANGLAEFTAPKLPRALPATPDRATLAAALGLADSALADTPLGNFEGGPSFLYVELTSLDALAQVRICEPAFTETRKTAGDTGAIYAYVHTGPNQIQGRMFDPPAGIAEDPATGSATAILAAHLNAAGHLPHTGTTAFHLKQGVEMGRPSALRLTIDTEAGALTAIRVAGQAVHIARGEIRVPAP
- a CDS encoding DUF2268 domain-containing putative Zn-dependent protease (predicted Zn-dependent protease with a strongly conserved HExxH motif) produces the protein MDRTLPIISRALEQAERVCREVHGPVALDLTVRATERAMPPALAISGSAFGPGRIDLGVDDRQALSEDALFGAVLRAVYHEFHHVLRWDGPGYGVRLGDALVSEGLAQVFVHEVMTCPREPWEQALDEATATALLREARAAFKSPDYDHAEWFFGTGQIPEWAGYTLGKTIVTRYLEQTPGTTALACAHVPAEAFAPYLE
- a CDS encoding isopenicillin N synthase family dioxygenase, coding for MTDFSEIPVLDLSPLIKGHDTTDLARAFAKAYGETGFAYVTGHGIDPALRAAVFDASKRFHALPDAAKQAIAVNKTHRGYIAINTSTDVTSDLAEVTRPNQSASFMAMREDAVADPNVYLSGPNQWPDLPGFRAACDAYTAALSDLGRNLMGLALQAIGTTDRAILDAFQTPTTWLRLLHYPPQSPQAPEDLYGSAPHKDFGCLTLLAQDDVGGLQVQTPSGDWVDAPPRPDAFIVNVGDMLHRMSNGRLLSTPHRVVNTSGRERYSVPFFFDPHVSTTITPLPGTGTPRFDPLSFDTFLRGELEASYDAHKTNAP
- a CDS encoding NAD(P)H-dependent flavin oxidoreductase; amino-acid sequence: MTSELYRVLELQKPVISAPMGGAAGPDLVAAVCNAGGYGVIPLWGKPVPQLMAGIDAVRALTDRNFAVNLNLSFDFEDQLSACIAAEVHAVSLFWGQAPSAITRAKEGGLVVFVSVGSVAEAVAAEAAGADIIVAQGWEAGGHVWGQVSTLALVPAVADAVTVPVVAAGGIADGRGMAAALMLGAAGVWIGTRFLASREATIHAAYLARVLAASEVDTEWYSDLYDVAWPDAPHRALRNSTARAWRGAGAPAPGDRPNEREVIGHRPEGDPVVRYQSYTPLPDTTGDVEAMSLWAGQGVGLVREVQGAAEILSEIYEQALDCLRKAPGAMGADQGAQR
- a CDS encoding isovaleryl-CoA dehydrogenase — translated: MFLGAMNFDLGEDVTALRDMVHSWAQERVKPLAAKTDADNAFPNELWAEMGELGLLGITVDEEHGGAGMGYLAHTVAVEEISRVSASIGLSYGAHSNLCVNQIKLNGTPEQKAKYLPRLVSGDHVGALAMSEAGAGSDVVSMSLRAEKRNDRYLLNGTKYWITNGPDADTLVVYAKTDPDAGSRGITAFLIEKEMHGFSTSPHFDKMGMRGSNTAELVFEDVEVPFENVLGEEGRGVAVLMSGLDYERVVLSGVNIGIMAGCLDEVMPYLKERKQFGQPIGDFQLMQGKIADMYTSMNSARAYAYEVAKACDRGQVTRQDAAACVLYASEEGMKVAHQAVQAMGGAGFMNDSVVSRMFRDAKLMEIGAGTSEIRRMLVGRELMGMM